One genomic region from Rhinoraja longicauda isolate Sanriku21f chromosome 8, sRhiLon1.1, whole genome shotgun sequence encodes:
- the LOC144596226 gene encoding secreted phosphoprotein 24-like has product MKSFLLAIAVVQILHCSGLPSTKNALRTSVDKLNEITEITNLCAVNGRRGKIVYRTGKLWYNVDLVFSVKETVCSKNSGLEFDDRNCHFRSRKNAAKGICKSSVEYFAGKIVDVDVECRGLRLIDSRSLESSENSIEMRARRIPLRQVYKRIKQVKKIVG; this is encoded by the exons ATGAAATCCTTCCTCCTCGCCATCGCTGTCGTGCAGATCCTCCACTGCTCAG GACTGCCAAGCACCAAGAATGCCCTGAGAACCTCAGTTGATAAGCTGAATGAAATCACCGAGATCACCAACCTGTGTGCTGTCAATGGCAGAAGAGGAAAGATT GTTTATCGCACAGGCAAACTATGGTACAACGTGGATCTAGTATTCTCAGTGAAAGAAACCGTATGTTCCAAAAATTCCGGACTGGAATTTGATGATCGCAACTGCCACTTCCGTTCCAGAAAGAATGCT GCAAAAGGAATCTGCAAAAGCAGTGTTGAATACTTTGCTGGCAAAATTGTTGACGTCGATGTGGAGTGTCGAGGTTTGAGGTTGATCGACAGTCGGTCATTGGAATCTAGTGAGAACAGTATTGAG ATGAGAGCCAGGAGAATACCTCTTCGACAAGTCTACAAAC GCATAAAGCAAGTCAAAAAAATCGTTGGTTGA